One Pseudomonas brassicacearum genomic region harbors:
- a CDS encoding putative quinol monooxygenase has protein sequence MSQLHGFILHAKTRPEKADAFEALFRAYVEPSRAEPGCIEYHMLRDQQDPTLFIFYEIWASQAHLDVHSNLPHMKQFFEQRMDYLERDFEIRRVDMLSPSSASR, from the coding sequence ATGAGCCAATTGCACGGATTCATCCTGCACGCCAAGACCCGTCCGGAAAAAGCCGACGCCTTCGAAGCGCTGTTTCGCGCTTATGTCGAGCCAAGCCGCGCCGAGCCCGGCTGCATCGAATATCACATGCTGCGGGACCAGCAAGACCCGACGCTGTTTATCTTCTATGAGATCTGGGCCTCCCAGGCGCATCTGGATGTGCATTCGAATCTGCCGCACATGAAGCAGTTCTTTGAGCAACGCATGGATTACCTGGAGCGCGACTTCGAAATCCGCCGCGTCGACATGCTCAGTCCGTCCTCGGCTAGCCGCTGA